From a single Pseudoalteromonas nigrifaciens genomic region:
- a CDS encoding YebC/PmpR family DNA-binding transcriptional regulator, whose protein sequence is MGRAYQNKKDSMAKTAGAKTKVYSKYGKEIYICAKNGGTDPDGNLSLRRLIERAKKDQVPAHVIDRAIDKAKGGGGEDYVATRYEGYGPGNCMIIVDCLTDNNKRTFADVRVCFTKANAKIGAQNSVSHLFDHLAIFVFDGDDDETVLEALMMADVDVTDVEVENGKVTVFAPHTEYNNTRTALEEMGVTEFDEDLISFVPQIAAPIEGEDVEVMERFLAMLEDCDDVQNVYHNAEF, encoded by the coding sequence ATGGGAAGAGCTTACCAAAACAAAAAAGATTCAATGGCTAAAACTGCGGGTGCTAAAACTAAAGTTTATTCTAAGTACGGTAAAGAAATTTATATTTGTGCTAAAAATGGCGGTACCGATCCAGACGGTAACTTATCGCTACGTCGTTTAATTGAGCGCGCTAAAAAAGACCAAGTACCGGCGCATGTTATTGACCGCGCAATAGACAAAGCAAAAGGCGGCGGCGGTGAAGACTACGTAGCCACACGTTACGAAGGTTACGGCCCGGGTAACTGTATGATTATTGTTGATTGTTTAACCGACAACAATAAACGTACCTTTGCTGATGTACGTGTTTGCTTTACTAAAGCTAACGCTAAAATTGGTGCACAAAACTCGGTTTCGCATTTATTTGATCACCTTGCAATTTTTGTATTTGACGGTGATGACGACGAAACAGTACTTGAAGCACTAATGATGGCTGATGTAGATGTAACCGACGTAGAAGTTGAAAACGGCAAGGTAACTGTATTTGCACCACATACTGAGTACAACAATACTCGCACAGCACTTGAAGAAATGGGCGTTACTGAATTTGACGAAGATTTAATTTCGTTTGTACCCCAAATAGCAGCGCCTATTGAAGGCGAAGATGTTGAGGTTATGGAGCGCTTTTTAGCTATGCTAGAAGATTGCGACGACGTACAAAACGTTTACCACAACGCAGAGTTTTAA
- a CDS encoding leucine-rich repeat-containing protein kinase family protein has product MNTLEQLRSGALSGARHLQLVENLTDFPKEIFTLADTLEVLDLSNNNLSDLPAEFASLTRLKRVFLSFNQFKHIPAVLAQCPALVMIAFKGNQISEFAQHSLPLTTQWLILTDNRIEQLPASFGELKQLRKLALAGNRLRTLPSSMQQCTNLELVRLSANNLTHLDNWLFELPKLTWLAFAGNTFNKAQCLTKSSLENKPLSDYTLQQVIGQGASGVIHLAKAANKAVAIKLFKGAITSDGYPLDEVNCCLQANEHANLIKVLAYIEQGSQLGLVMELIDNSFSNLGLPPSLQTCTRDTFADGCNYSSQAIYKIVQQMASTLQHLHANKVSHGDVYAHNTMVNQDADVLFGDFGAATNLAMLSEYQRQQMQLIEVRALGCLIDDLLSVCSDNNAIAVKLAQLAKQCMTTDIIQRPTLSQLSTQLTTQS; this is encoded by the coding sequence TTGAATACCCTTGAACAACTACGCAGCGGTGCTTTAAGCGGTGCTCGCCACTTACAATTGGTGGAAAACCTCACTGATTTCCCAAAAGAAATTTTTACCCTTGCCGACACCCTAGAAGTACTCGACCTATCTAATAATAACCTGAGTGATTTACCCGCAGAGTTTGCCAGTTTAACCCGCCTTAAACGGGTGTTTTTATCGTTTAATCAGTTTAAGCATATTCCTGCTGTTTTAGCACAATGCCCAGCACTTGTTATGATCGCATTTAAAGGCAATCAAATTAGTGAGTTTGCCCAGCATAGCCTGCCGCTTACAACACAGTGGTTAATATTAACCGACAACCGTATTGAGCAATTACCCGCATCATTCGGCGAGCTTAAACAGCTGCGCAAACTTGCTTTAGCGGGTAACCGGTTACGCACTTTGCCAAGCAGTATGCAGCAGTGTACAAACTTAGAATTAGTGCGCTTATCTGCCAATAACTTAACGCACCTAGATAACTGGTTATTTGAGTTACCAAAGCTTACTTGGCTGGCCTTTGCTGGTAACACCTTTAATAAAGCCCAGTGCCTAACAAAAAGTAGTTTAGAGAATAAGCCACTGAGTGATTACACATTACAGCAGGTTATTGGCCAAGGTGCCTCTGGGGTTATTCACCTTGCAAAAGCAGCAAATAAAGCGGTAGCTATTAAGCTGTTTAAAGGCGCAATTACCAGCGATGGTTATCCGCTTGATGAAGTTAATTGCTGCTTGCAGGCAAATGAACATGCCAATTTAATTAAGGTACTTGCCTATATAGAGCAAGGCAGCCAACTTGGTTTAGTAATGGAGCTAATAGATAATAGCTTTAGCAATTTAGGATTACCGCCAAGTTTACAAACGTGTACTCGCGACACCTTCGCAGATGGCTGTAATTATAGTAGCCAAGCTATTTATAAAATTGTGCAACAAATGGCCAGTACCCTACAACATTTGCATGCAAATAAAGTAAGCCATGGCGATGTGTATGCGCATAACACTATGGTAAACCAAGACGCAGATGTGTTATTTGGCGATTTTGGTGCAGCAACTAATTTAGCTATGTTGAGTGAGTATCAGCGCCAGCAAATGCAATTAATTGAAGTACGCGCGCTAGGTTGTTTAATTGATGATTTACTAAGTGTTTGCAGCGACAATAATGCAATAGCAGTTAAGCTTGCGCAACTAGCTAAGCAATGCATGACAACTGATATTATACAGCGCCCCACACTTTCGCAGTTAAGCACACAGCTAACTACACAGTCATAA
- the secF gene encoding protein translocase subunit SecF: MLNYFLKGETGTRMRFMGLVLSTVLVLLSVVTLAQKGLNFGLDFTGGYLTEFTTSQSIELKQLKTFIAKNHNGEFELTAQGNNHFQLREAPAINQSASNSSNDWQSAVTQSTDINATVLSSAYIGSQVGDELFEQGCLALLAAMVAVMLYLAIRFEWRLALGSVVALTHDLILVLGLFSLLQLEFNLTVLASLLAIIGYSLNDSIIVGDRVRELLRVKLNASMSVSSIINSAIKSTLTRTLITSGTTLATVASVWLLAGTPLQGFAIALFSGIVVGTFSSVCIAATLPELMGLSAKNYEVKIDSQSQALMDMP, translated from the coding sequence ATGCTTAATTATTTTTTAAAAGGCGAAACCGGCACACGCATGCGTTTTATGGGCTTGGTTTTAAGTACAGTATTAGTATTGCTATCGGTAGTAACCTTAGCGCAAAAAGGGCTTAACTTTGGCCTAGATTTTACCGGTGGTTACTTAACAGAATTTACGACTAGCCAAAGTATTGAGCTAAAGCAGCTTAAAACTTTTATAGCTAAAAACCACAACGGTGAGTTTGAACTAACAGCGCAAGGGAATAACCACTTTCAATTAAGAGAAGCGCCAGCTATTAATCAATCTGCGAGTAATAGTAGCAACGATTGGCAAAGTGCGGTAACACAAAGCACCGACATAAATGCCACGGTATTGTCATCGGCCTATATTGGCTCGCAAGTGGGCGATGAGCTATTTGAACAAGGCTGTTTGGCACTTCTAGCAGCTATGGTTGCAGTAATGCTGTATTTAGCGATAAGGTTTGAATGGCGTTTAGCCCTTGGCTCGGTAGTTGCTTTAACACACGACTTAATATTGGTGCTGGGTTTGTTTTCGCTATTACAGCTTGAATTTAACTTAACCGTATTAGCCAGTTTATTAGCAATTATAGGCTACTCACTTAATGACTCTATAATTGTTGGCGACAGGGTGCGTGAGCTATTAAGAGTTAAATTAAATGCCAGTATGAGCGTATCCAGCATTATAAATAGTGCGATTAAAAGCACCCTAACGCGTACCTTAATTACCTCAGGTACCACTTTAGCCACAGTAGCAAGTGTGTGGCTATTAGCTGGAACACCGCTGCAAGGCTTTGCTATTGCGTTATTTAGTGGCATTGTTGTGGGTACGTTTTCATCTGTTTGTATTGCCGCCACCTTGCCCGAGCTAATGGGGTTAAGTGCTAAAAACTACGAAGTGAAAATAGATAGCCAAAGCCAAGCGCTCATGGATATGCCATAA
- the secD gene encoding protein translocase subunit SecD has protein sequence MLSFKNNKKPFMAKFKLSTFAMLVVLLLLAMSALPNLYPNQSWLYISAAPHSKMQTPPSTNTLVTFLNEQGLNAAQAYESQATINVLLNEPTKSAQAQAAIKAQYANTQTKIVERATSPSWLQSFGLSPIKLGLDLNGGVLFVLDVDLDKAIDEQLVSAYQQAKSIIIKQKAHGVKALQTQTGFVINALPNAGDKLTPVIKELQSRFANLAVVTNNNGTVKTAQFSYSEQGRSAFNKEVMSQTLTTLRSRIEELGITEAVTQRQGKQRIRIELPGVQDPTEAKRIIGATASLGFYQLKAVGGQTFNLQTGGTIKLDPVPIFTGEHINNAHAGRDDWSKPLVQLSLDSQGGDAMSAFSKANIGKPMATVYSEYSQNAKGEVVKKSEVINVANIAQHLSSRFSITNMQSPQAAADLALLLRAGSLSAPVTIVHEQTIGPSLGSENISNGLAALMLGMGITLAFMAMWYRRLGLIANVALILNLTSLVGLMSLLPGVVLTLPGIAGLVLTIGMAVDTNVIIFERIKEERRKGRAPYQAIEQGYKQAFSTIFDANITTMITALILYGIGYGPVKGFAITLALGLVTSMFTGVYVSKVLSQSLYLKLGKKSGVSTDA, from the coding sequence ATGTTGAGTTTTAAAAATAATAAAAAGCCGTTTATGGCTAAATTTAAATTAAGCACCTTTGCTATGCTGGTGGTATTACTGCTACTGGCAATGAGTGCGTTACCTAATTTATATCCAAACCAGTCATGGTTGTATATTAGTGCAGCCCCACACAGCAAAATGCAAACACCCCCGAGCACTAATACCTTAGTTACATTTTTAAATGAGCAAGGCTTAAATGCGGCGCAAGCGTATGAGTCGCAAGCAACAATAAATGTGCTACTTAACGAGCCAACAAAAAGTGCCCAGGCACAAGCGGCTATAAAAGCGCAATATGCAAATACTCAGACCAAAATTGTTGAGCGCGCTACCAGTCCAAGCTGGCTACAAAGCTTTGGACTTTCGCCAATAAAGTTAGGTCTAGATTTAAACGGTGGGGTGCTATTTGTACTCGATGTAGATTTAGACAAAGCAATTGATGAGCAATTAGTGAGTGCGTATCAGCAAGCTAAATCAATCATAATTAAGCAAAAGGCACATGGAGTAAAAGCGCTGCAAACTCAAACTGGGTTTGTAATAAATGCTCTACCTAATGCTGGTGATAAATTAACCCCTGTTATTAAAGAGCTGCAAAGCCGCTTTGCTAACTTAGCAGTAGTAACAAATAATAATGGCACAGTTAAAACGGCGCAATTTAGTTACTCAGAGCAAGGGCGAAGCGCGTTTAACAAAGAAGTTATGAGCCAAACCCTCACAACTCTACGTTCGCGTATTGAAGAGCTGGGCATAACCGAAGCGGTAACACAACGCCAAGGTAAGCAGCGCATTCGTATTGAACTACCTGGAGTGCAAGATCCTACCGAGGCGAAACGCATTATTGGCGCAACGGCATCCCTGGGGTTTTATCAATTAAAAGCTGTGGGTGGGCAAACCTTTAATTTACAGACGGGCGGTACTATAAAACTCGACCCTGTGCCAATTTTTACCGGTGAGCATATTAATAACGCTCATGCTGGGCGCGACGATTGGAGCAAACCGCTAGTGCAGTTAAGCCTTGATAGCCAAGGCGGCGATGCTATGTCGGCATTTTCTAAAGCTAATATAGGTAAACCTATGGCGACGGTTTACTCAGAGTATTCGCAAAATGCTAAAGGAGAGGTAGTTAAAAAGAGTGAGGTTATTAATGTAGCCAATATTGCTCAGCACTTAAGTTCGCGTTTTAGCATAACCAATATGCAAAGCCCACAAGCCGCGGCCGACTTAGCGCTATTGTTACGTGCAGGCTCGTTAAGTGCGCCGGTTACTATAGTGCACGAACAAACCATAGGGCCAAGCTTAGGCAGCGAAAATATAAGTAACGGCTTAGCCGCCCTAATGTTAGGTATGGGTATTACTTTGGCATTTATGGCTATGTGGTACAGACGTTTAGGGTTAATTGCCAACGTAGCACTTATTTTAAATTTAACCTCTTTAGTGGGTTTAATGTCGTTATTGCCTGGGGTAGTGCTTACGCTTCCCGGCATTGCCGGATTGGTGCTAACCATAGGTATGGCAGTAGATACCAACGTCATTATATTCGAACGTATAAAAGAAGAGCGCCGTAAAGGCCGCGCGCCTTATCAAGCTATTGAGCAAGGGTATAAGCAAGCATTTAGCACTATTTTTGATGCCAATATTACCACTATGATCACTGCACTTATTTTATACGGTATAGGTTATGGGCCAGTGAAAGGCTTTGCAATTACTTTGGCGCTGGGTTTAGTAACCAGTATGTTTACAGGCGTGTATGTATCGAAAGTGTTGAGCCAAAGTTTGTATTTAAAATTGGGTAAAAAAAGCGGAGTAAGTACAGATGCTTAA
- a CDS encoding ABCB family ABC transporter ATP-binding protein/permease has product MRSKQSSVKRPDAMNLRQSIKTLWPYITQFKGRVFIAAMALVGAKGATLLMPWALKEIIDSVDKSIHPVLFIPTLLLIMYGALRFASVFLGEIRDAVFSRVTEHAMRDIGLKVFKHLHSLELAFHLDRQTGGISRDIERGTSGLSFLMRFLMFNIVPTLFEILTVALIFGTLFSIWFALITLLAVAIYITFTVTVTQWRNRFIREANTADNLSNTRAIDSLLNYETVKYFNNEEFEASTYDTFLARWEKARLKNRMSLLALNSGQALIIASAITALMWLGSSEVVTGTLSIGELVMINAYMIQLFLPLNFLGFVYREIRRALTDLENMLGLLNKKPHIADTPASQLLTLTKGEVSFNNVSFSYDANRPILNNVSFSVKPGTKVAIVGASGAGKSSLARLLYRFYEVSSGSITIDKQPINTVTLHSLRQAIAIVPQDTVLFNTSIRENIAYGRPTASEAEIDQAIAMAHLTAFINSLDKGDKTLVGERGLKVSGGEKQRIAIARAILKKSPILIFDEATSALDSHAEQAILTAMRAVTQNHTSIVIAHRLSTIIDADNILVLHKGELLEQGTHSELLALNGQYAQMWQLQQEQAKNT; this is encoded by the coding sequence ATGCGCTCTAAACAAAGCTCAGTAAAACGCCCCGACGCAATGAACCTGCGCCAAAGTATAAAAACACTTTGGCCTTATATCACACAATTTAAAGGGCGAGTTTTTATTGCAGCTATGGCACTGGTAGGCGCTAAAGGTGCTACTTTACTTATGCCGTGGGCACTAAAAGAAATTATTGATAGCGTTGATAAATCTATTCACCCAGTGCTTTTTATTCCTACCCTACTGCTTATTATGTACGGTGCACTGCGCTTTGCCAGCGTATTTTTAGGTGAAATACGCGATGCGGTTTTTTCGCGAGTTACCGAACACGCCATGCGCGACATAGGCCTAAAGGTGTTTAAGCATTTGCATTCGCTTGAACTGGCTTTTCATTTAGATCGACAAACCGGTGGCATAAGTCGCGATATAGAGCGTGGCACCAGCGGTTTGAGCTTTTTAATGCGATTTTTAATGTTTAACATTGTGCCTACTCTATTTGAAATTCTTACCGTTGCATTAATTTTTGGCACTTTGTTTTCTATCTGGTTTGCGCTTATAACCCTACTTGCAGTTGCCATATATATTACCTTTACAGTAACCGTAACCCAGTGGCGCAATCGCTTTATTCGCGAAGCTAACACCGCCGACAACTTAAGTAATACCCGCGCTATCGACAGCTTACTAAACTACGAAACAGTAAAATACTTTAACAATGAAGAGTTTGAAGCCAGCACCTACGACACCTTTTTAGCGCGCTGGGAAAAAGCCCGATTAAAAAACCGCATGTCGTTATTGGCACTAAACTCTGGGCAAGCGTTAATTATAGCCAGCGCCATTACCGCACTTATGTGGTTAGGCTCAAGCGAAGTAGTAACCGGTACACTTAGCATTGGTGAACTCGTAATGATAAACGCGTATATGATCCAACTGTTTTTACCGCTTAACTTTTTAGGCTTTGTATATCGCGAAATAAGACGCGCCCTTACCGACCTTGAAAACATGCTTGGGCTGCTCAACAAAAAACCACACATTGCCGACACTCCTGCATCACAACTACTAACACTCACTAAAGGTGAGGTTAGCTTTAACAATGTAAGCTTTAGTTACGATGCTAACCGCCCTATTCTTAACAATGTAAGTTTTAGCGTAAAACCCGGCACTAAGGTAGCAATAGTCGGTGCAAGTGGCGCAGGAAAAAGCTCATTAGCTAGGCTCTTGTATCGTTTTTATGAAGTGTCATCAGGTAGTATCACTATAGATAAGCAACCTATAAACACCGTAACTTTGCACAGTTTACGCCAAGCTATAGCCATAGTGCCGCAAGATACCGTGCTATTTAATACTTCAATACGCGAAAACATTGCTTATGGCAGGCCAACAGCCAGCGAGGCCGAAATAGATCAAGCCATTGCTATGGCGCATTTAACAGCGTTTATAAACAGCCTTGATAAAGGCGATAAAACCTTAGTAGGCGAGCGCGGTTTAAAAGTGTCGGGCGGCGAAAAACAACGCATAGCCATTGCCCGCGCAATCTTAAAAAAATCGCCTATTTTAATTTTTGACGAAGCCACCTCAGCCCTCGACTCCCATGCCGAGCAAGCTATTTTAACGGCTATGCGCGCTGTCACACAAAACCATACCAGCATAGTGATTGCCCATCGCTTATCAACCATAATAGATGCCGATAATATTTTAGTATTGCATAAAGGCGAGCTTCTTGAGCAAGGCACACATTCTGAGTTACTAGCCCTTAACGGCCAATATGCGCAAATGTGGCAATTGCAGCAAGAACAAGCAAAAAACACATAA
- a CDS encoding M13 family metallopeptidase yields the protein MKKSLIAAALAATFITGCSEPQTSKTQVQPAPTAPIAATTEKAELGSFGVDLAARNEAVKPGDDFFMYASGTWYDNYSMPADKTRYGAFSALAERSEDRVKVIIEEIAARKDLNADEKLVADFYNAYMDTKALNKLGITPIKPLLTQISEISSTDDLAKMFGQSWLTGVKAPLGGGMWFNRLDPNKYEMSLGAGGLGLPDRSYYLEDSERFVNTRSAYVAHIADMLKFADADNANERAQAILELETKIAQGHWPREKRRNRDLTLNQIKRDELSTAYPDFNWDAYFAQTGYKVPQLNVSQPEPIKAMIELINQEDLAVWKDYLTYHAISGNANLLSEDIFNTNFAFFGKELNGQQEPRPRWKRAIDEMSSTNSLGFAIGKIYVARYFPESSKQQMSELVENLRTALGERIDNLEWMGAETKVNARAKLAAFVPKIGYPDVWQSYEGLTISNNDLIGNVKNMREFFQAESVAKELQKTDRNRWGMTPQRVNAYYNSSFNEIVFPAAILQPPFFDPNADAAVNYGGIGAVIGHEMGHGFDDQGSKSDENGIQRNWWTDADRAAFDAKADQLAAQYNKYEPIEGNFVNGRNSLGENIGDVGGLAMAYHAYKLSLNGKEAPVIDGVTGDQRFFLAWAQVWKEKRTEQSMLNQLRGGTHAPGRFRAQAPRNHDAWYKAFDVKPGDELYLPEDQRVRIW from the coding sequence ATGAAAAAGAGTTTAATTGCAGCTGCATTAGCTGCCACATTTATTACCGGCTGTTCAGAGCCACAAACATCAAAAACGCAAGTACAACCAGCACCTACTGCACCAATAGCCGCAACAACAGAAAAAGCAGAGTTGGGTAGTTTTGGTGTTGATTTAGCTGCACGTAACGAAGCGGTTAAACCAGGCGACGATTTTTTTATGTACGCCAGTGGCACTTGGTATGACAATTACAGCATGCCTGCTGATAAAACCCGCTATGGTGCATTTTCGGCATTGGCCGAGCGCAGCGAAGACCGCGTTAAAGTAATTATTGAAGAAATTGCCGCGCGTAAAGACTTAAATGCCGATGAAAAACTAGTAGCCGACTTTTACAACGCCTACATGGACACCAAAGCACTTAATAAGCTAGGCATAACACCAATTAAGCCGCTTTTAACGCAAATAAGTGAAATATCATCAACCGACGACTTAGCCAAAATGTTTGGTCAGTCTTGGTTAACCGGTGTTAAAGCCCCGCTTGGTGGTGGCATGTGGTTTAACCGCTTAGATCCTAATAAATACGAAATGTCGTTAGGGGCTGGCGGTTTAGGCTTACCCGATCGTTCATACTATCTTGAAGACTCAGAACGTTTTGTTAATACGCGTAGCGCCTATGTTGCTCATATTGCCGACATGCTTAAATTTGCCGATGCAGATAACGCCAATGAGCGCGCACAGGCAATTTTAGAGCTAGAAACCAAAATTGCACAAGGCCATTGGCCACGCGAAAAGCGCCGTAACCGCGACCTTACATTAAATCAAATTAAACGCGACGAACTAAGCACTGCCTACCCTGACTTTAACTGGGATGCATATTTTGCTCAAACAGGCTACAAAGTACCGCAGTTAAATGTATCGCAACCCGAGCCAATAAAAGCCATGATTGAATTAATCAATCAAGAAGACTTAGCGGTATGGAAAGATTATTTAACCTACCACGCAATAAGTGGTAACGCTAACTTGCTCTCTGAAGATATTTTTAATACTAATTTTGCATTTTTTGGTAAAGAGTTAAATGGTCAGCAAGAGCCGCGTCCACGTTGGAAGCGTGCTATAGATGAAATGTCGAGCACCAATTCACTTGGTTTTGCTATTGGTAAAATATACGTAGCACGTTATTTTCCTGAGTCGTCAAAACAACAAATGTCTGAACTGGTCGAAAACTTGCGTACCGCATTAGGTGAGCGTATTGATAACCTAGAGTGGATGGGCGCAGAAACCAAAGTAAATGCGCGCGCTAAACTAGCTGCATTTGTACCAAAAATTGGTTACCCAGATGTATGGCAGTCGTACGAAGGTTTAACTATTAGTAATAACGACTTAATCGGCAACGTAAAAAACATGCGTGAGTTTTTTCAAGCCGAAAGCGTTGCAAAAGAGCTGCAAAAAACAGATCGTAACCGTTGGGGTATGACACCACAGCGCGTTAACGCTTACTACAACAGTTCATTTAACGAAATTGTATTTCCAGCGGCAATTTTACAACCACCATTTTTCGATCCAAATGCCGACGCAGCAGTAAACTACGGCGGCATTGGCGCAGTAATTGGCCACGAAATGGGCCATGGTTTTGACGACCAAGGTTCTAAATCAGACGAAAATGGGATCCAACGTAACTGGTGGACTGATGCCGATCGCGCCGCATTTGACGCAAAAGCCGACCAGTTAGCAGCGCAGTACAATAAGTATGAGCCAATTGAAGGTAACTTTGTTAACGGGCGTAATAGCCTAGGTGAAAATATTGGTGATGTGGGTGGTTTAGCCATGGCTTATCATGCCTACAAACTGAGCTTAAACGGTAAAGAAGCACCGGTTATTGACGGTGTTACTGGCGATCAGCGTTTCTTTCTTGCTTGGGCACAAGTATGGAAAGAAAAACGCACCGAGCAAAGCATGTTAAATCAGCTACGCGGTGGCACGCATGCGCCGGGTCGCTTTAGAGCACAAGCCCCGCGTAACCACGACGCATGGTACAAAGCATTTGATGTAAAACCAGGCGATGAGCTGTATCTTCCTGAGGATCAACGCGTACGCATTTGGTAA
- a CDS encoding REP-associated tyrosine transposase, producing MQYRRNYVKGGSYFFTVNLLDRNKSLLVEHIDLLREAIRFVKLRRPFYIDAWVVLPDHLHAVLTLPDNDSDYSGRWREIKKRFSKSLPKTEFLTQTRKRKNERGVWQRRFWEHTIRDDNDYWHHVNYVHFNPMKHGLVSRVADWPYSSFHRAVKQGVYTNNWCGEKP from the coding sequence ATGCAATATCGTAGGAATTATGTAAAAGGAGGGTCATATTTTTTTACTGTTAATTTGCTCGATCGTAATAAGTCGTTATTAGTTGAACATATTGATTTATTACGCGAGGCTATTCGCTTTGTTAAATTACGAAGACCATTTTACATTGACGCATGGGTTGTGCTACCCGATCACCTTCATGCAGTTTTAACTTTGCCAGATAACGATAGTGATTACTCTGGGCGTTGGCGTGAAATTAAAAAGCGATTTTCAAAATCACTCCCAAAAACAGAATTTTTAACTCAAACAAGAAAACGTAAAAATGAGCGGGGAGTTTGGCAACGCCGCTTTTGGGAGCATACAATTAGGGATGATAATGATTATTGGCATCATGTTAACTACGTGCATTTTAACCCTATGAAACATGGCTTAGTTAGTAGGGTTGCTGATTGGCCTTATTCAAGTTTTCACAGAGCAGTTAAGCAAGGTGTTTACACGAATAATTGGTGTGGTGAAAAACCATAA
- a CDS encoding GreA/GreB family elongation factor, with translation MNKAHVIEHLKFALEAQLTTAKVAAKTAHDTATHEENIAENKYDTLGLEAAYLAQGQAQRVNDCYKSMELFKPIFNQPASSKIAIGSLVCLEDTNEQQKWFYLGPSAGGLTVEVKGLTIAVVTPGAPLGKLLLNKQIDDGISLTIADVKHDYDIVEIL, from the coding sequence ATGAACAAAGCCCACGTTATTGAACACCTTAAGTTTGCCCTAGAGGCGCAGCTTACCACCGCAAAAGTGGCCGCTAAAACAGCGCACGACACCGCCACGCACGAAGAAAACATAGCAGAAAACAAATACGATACCCTAGGGTTAGAGGCCGCCTATTTAGCCCAAGGCCAAGCGCAGCGCGTAAACGATTGCTATAAAAGCATGGAGTTATTTAAGCCCATATTTAATCAGCCAGCCAGTAGTAAAATAGCCATTGGCTCGCTAGTGTGCCTAGAGGATACAAATGAGCAGCAAAAATGGTTTTATTTAGGCCCAAGCGCAGGTGGGTTAACCGTAGAGGTTAAAGGCTTAACGATTGCCGTTGTAACCCCCGGCGCACCACTAGGTAAGCTGTTATTAAATAAACAAATTGATGATGGCATTAGTTTAACCATTGCCGATGTAAAGCACGATTATGACATTGTAGAAATTTTATAA